Within Molothrus ater isolate BHLD 08-10-18 breed brown headed cowbird unplaced genomic scaffold, BPBGC_Mater_1.1 matUn_MA653, whole genome shotgun sequence, the genomic segment TCTATAGGATTTAGGGTGGAAATGGGGGATTTAGGGTGGAAATGGGGGATTTAGGGTGGAAATGGGGGATTTAGGGTGGAAATGGGGGATTTAGGGTGGAAATGTGGGATTTAGGTGGGaatgggggattttgggggacaTCTTTGTGCTCCTCTgacccctccctcccctcctctctgtccccccccccccccccaggtcACCTCCCCGGCTCCTCCTCCCGTCGCTGGCGCGTCCCTGGGGGTCCCCCATCCCCCCCAGGCCCCCCCGCCGGGACCCCGCCCgctcctcccctcccccaccGGACCCGCCgagcccctccccccaccccggccggcccccgccgcccccgaGGACCCCGAGCGGCCGCTCCCGGGGGGGGGGCGCCGGGGGGaccccaacagcagcagcagcagcagcagcgccccccccagcccccccccgCCAGCCGGGACGAGCCCGGCCGCACCCACCCGCCAGAAAAAGCCgactcttcctcctcttcctcctcctcctcctcttcttcctcctcccgcTCTTCCTCCTCGTCCGCCTCCTCTTCCTcgggcccccccggccccgtctcggcccggccccgctctcCTTCCCTGGATATTTATGATCCTTTCCACCCCACCGACGAGGAGAACCCGGGTTTGGGGGGCGGCGgcgcaggaggaggaggaggaggaggagcccccCCGGATTTTGGTTACGGCAGCGGCGCCGCCTCCTCTTCCTCGCCCGGCAAAGAGGCCGAAGGCCGGCAGGACCAGAAGTACGACCCCTTCGACCCCACGGGCTCCAACCCCAGCTCGTCccgcagcagccccagccccgaggaggaggaggaggaagaggaggaggaggaagaggaagaagaggaggaggaggaggaggaagaggaggaggaggaggaggaggaggaagaggcgcCGGCGCTGCTGCCGGACGTTTCCCACAGCATCAGCCGCATCTCGGAGACCTTGGCCGGCATCTACGACGACAACAGCCTGAGCCAGGACTTCGAGAAAGATCCGGAACCCCCAAAGACTCCTCCAAACCCTCCCTGGCGCCGACTCCACCCTgcccgaggaggaggaggaggaggaggatgaagacgaggaggaggaggaggaggaggagcgcGAGGAAGGCTCCGAAATGAGGCGCGCCGTGGCCGAACCGCGCCGCCGCGTCTTCGTGGTGGATCTGGGCGGCAAAGGCCGCGCCGAGAGCGAGGCTCACCCCAAATTCGACGGCAAACTCTCCTTGGAGGTGGTGACCCCCGGCAACCCCAAAGCGCCCCAAAATCCGGCGGCGCCGCCCCCGCAACCCCGCGGCgccaccccaaaaccctcccGGCACCGCGGGCGCCGCGAGTGGGGCACGCCGGGCGACTCGGAGATCGAGGAGGGAGAAATCGTGCAGCCGGAGGAGGAGAGGTTCAGCCCCTTGAGGATTTTCCgtggcggcggtggcggcggcggcggcggcggcggcaccaCCGGGACCGGCGCCGGCGCCGCCCGAGGCCGCGCGCCGGAGCCGCGGGCGCCGCGTCTGCCCGAGGGCGGCGATGATTTCCTGTCTCTCCACGCCGACTCCGACGAAGAAGCCGATTTTGGCGCCGAGTCCCAGCCGGATCCGCGTTGGAaaagcggcggcggcggcggcaaCGGCGGCGGCAACGGCTCCGATTTGAGGAGGAAAATCCTCAGCCAGCGTCGCCTCCGCGCGCCGCCGTCGCCGCGCTCGCCGTCGGCCACGtccaggaaaaaatccaaacgGTCCCGGGAACGCGGCGGCTCCGGGAGCGCCTGGGTCAGCGCCAAAAAAGCTCCGGAGCCGGCGCCGAAATCCAAAGAGCGGCACCGGCGGCGCGGGTCCAGGTCGCGCTCGCGCCGGCGCTCGTGGTCGCGGCGCTCGAGGTCCCGGGAGAAACGGCGCCGGCGTCGCTCGGGCAGCTCCGGGCGCTCCCGGCACAAAGAGAAACACcgtggggagaagaagaagaaaaagcagcgcTCGAGGTCCCGGGAGCGCCGCGGGTCCCGCAGGGACGGCGGCGACGGGAAGGCGGCCGAGAAGGGCGAGGCGTCGCGGCGGCGCGTGGTGCCGCCGTCGGTGCAGGAGCTGAACGACTCGGATCTTTTTGCCATCAAAAGAACCATCACGGTGAACCGGCGCGCGGCCACGCCGGAGCCCAAACGCGAGGTTCTCTACGATTCCGAAGGGCTGAGCTTTGAGGGGTTCTCCGACCGCGAGCACGCCGAGTTCCCGGCGAGGAAAACCGAGGCGAGGCCGGCGGCGGAAGGcgggaagaaggagaaggagaggaaacGGAGCCGCCCCGAGGAGAGGCCGCCGGGGAGGGAGAAATAcaagaagaaatttaaagatTACGCCGAGCCCGCCGCGCGGAGAGCgggaaaagcaaagagaagcaacgggagaaaagcagcaggaaaggaaaaacgGGAGGCGGGCACAAGGAAGGGGCGGAAACGGCGGCGCCGAAAGCGCCCGCGGCGGTGCCCAGGAAGGTGAAGCTTCAGTCCAAGGTGTCGGTGTTGATCCGCGAGGGCGTCAGCTCCACCACGACCACCAAAGacggaggcggcggcggcggcggcggcggggccggaaTCGGGGTGAAATTCGCCCGCGACGCCGAGAGCCGCGCGGCGTTCCTGAAAGCCGAGGAGAAAACGGAGAAAGGGACCCCCAAAAACGACGGGGGGCAAGCCCGAGACGGGGGCGTGAAACCCCGCAAGGtgaaaccccccaaaatcaaGGGAGGGGTGAAGAAAGTCAAAGTCAAAGCCAAGGGCGAGGcgaggaagaagaggaagaccAAGGTGAAGAGCGGCGGCGGCGCTTTGAAGAAATCCAAAGCCGACAGCCAGAGCGCCGCCACCCCCCCTCTCCGTTTGCCCCCCAAACCCGACCCCGCCTGGTCGGGCTCTGAAAAATCCGCCGGGGGGACCCCCAAACCTCCCAGCCCCCCGTCCCCGGCCGCGGCCGTCACCCCGAAATCCGCCCcggccgccgcggccgccccggccgAGCGCGAGCTGACGCCGGACTCGCAGACCGTGGACAGCAGCTGCAAGACCCCGGACGTGTCCTTCCTCCCCGAGGAGGGCGCGGGGGCGCCGCCCCAGGGCGGGGCCGCGGACGGGCCGGGGGCCGGGGACCCTCCCGGAGGGGACCCCGAGGCCGACAGCCGCAGCGAGGCCAAGGaggagccgggcagggccgcggcggcggcaccgggagcggcggcaccgggagcggcggcgccgGCGACGGCCGGGGCATGGAGCCTGCAGGGCGGCGTGGACTGCGCCACCAGCGGCGTGCTGGCACGTACGTCACGCTTTGGGGGGGGCCCCAcgggttttgggggggtttttggggtgtcccgaagcgttttggggggttttggggacatttttggggggttgtgTTGGCACATAGGtgatggctttggggacagttcTGGGGTGTCCCAACATTTTTGGGGGAGGGTTTTGGGGCGTCCCAAAGGttctggggggttttttggggtgtcatgatattttttgggggggtttttggggtgtcccgacatttttggggggtttttttggggggtttttggggtgtcccgacatttttgggggggtttttgggggggtttttggggtgtcccgaagtgttttggggggttttggggacatttttggggggttgtgTTGGCACATAGGtgatggctttggggacagttcTGGGGGTGTCCCAACATTTTTGggggagggttttggggtgtcccaaaggttctggggggttttttggggtgtcaT encodes:
- the SCAF1 gene encoding LOW QUALITY PROTEIN: splicing factor, arginine/serine-rich 19 (The sequence of the model RefSeq protein was modified relative to this genomic sequence to represent the inferred CDS: deleted 3 bases in 2 codons), which translates into the protein MRERAVPIRAESGRGQTAGVVEGASPSMEEEEKPPRGGEDPAGPGEDGGGGPGGAPPEPEGSLRPSQGLLKALQRLVSGAFTWGQEPPLKPPRQRWCWGPRPEGGPVWEPMGGPGGALEQLQLSSGEGSPEDEELELVAEVRVADLGGLAAASGLLRRERPWRAPKAGHLPGSSSRRWRVPGGPPSPPGPPAGTPPAPPLPHRTRRAPPPTPAGPRRPRGPRAAAPGGGAPGGPQQQQQQQQRPPQPPPASRDEPGRTHPPEKADSSSSSSSSSSSSSSRSSSSSASSSSGPPGPVSARPRSPSLDIYDPFHPTDEENPGLGGGGAGGGGGGGAPPDFGYGSGAASSSSPGKEAEGRQDQKYDPFDPTGSNPSSSRSSPSPEEEEEEEEEEEEEEEEEEEEEEEEEEEEEEEAPALLPDVSHSISRISETLAGIYDDNSLSQDFEKDPEPPKTPPNPPWRRLHPARGGGGGGDEDEEEEEEEEREEGSEMRRAVAEPRRRVFVVDLGGKGRAESEAHPKFDGKLSLEVVTPGNPKAPQNPAAPPPQPRGATPKPSRHRGRREWGTPGDSEIEEGEIVQPEEERFSPLRIFRGGGGGGGGGGGTTGTGAGAARGRAPEPRAPRLPEGGDDFLSLHADSDEEADFGAESQPDPRWKSGGGGGNGGGNGSDLRRKILSQRRLRAPPSPRSPSATSRKKSKRSRERGGSGSAWVSAKKAPEPAPKSKERHRRRGSRSRSRRRSWSRRSRSREKRRRRRSGSSGRSRHKEKHRGEKKKKKQRSRSRERRGSRRDGGDGKAAEKGEASRRRVVPPSVQELNDSDLFAIKRTITVNRRAATPEPKREVLYDSEGLSFEGFSDREHAEFPARKTEARPAAEGGKKEKERKRSRPEERPPGREKYKKKFKDYAEPAARRAGKAKRSNGRKAAGKEKREAGTRKGRKRRRRKRPRRCPGVKLQSKVSVLIREGVSSTTTTKDGGGGGGGGGAGIGVKFARDAESRAAFLKAEEKTEKGTPKNDGGQARDGGVKPRKVKPPKIKGGVKKVKVKAKGEARKKRKTKVKSGGGALKKSKADSQSAATPPLRLPPKPDPAWSGSEKSAGGTPKPPSPPSPAAAVTPKSAPAAAAAPAERELTPDSQTVDSSCKTPDVSFLPEEGAGAPPQGGAADGPGAGDPPGGDPEADSRSEAKEEPGRAAAAAPGAAAPGAAAPATAGAWSLQGGVDCATSGVLALTALLFKME